One window of Trifolium pratense cultivar HEN17-A07 linkage group LG5, ARS_RC_1.1, whole genome shotgun sequence genomic DNA carries:
- the LOC123886226 gene encoding cell wall protein RTB1-like, with the protein MSQSSGSAQIKNKLADAVKTRSKFKKEGSTVVVNATPISSILATSSKKKKSAKSTKKVSESSPSISIKSDSVRSKKKKPQSPVKRGLSMSDLYLNKDLSETANAESHDVASGKNANVESSVKSVSEKVNQENPSVEENPSSVETLGKTQNIAENVGVSNNPSVPENMTVPTNVITDVTEKSQEKAVVTDAPTGVEPSFIPTDAEKDVEASKGGSSPHDDTATGSFGSGSNTEASTEEEVNKESTPEDVADSEPENEAGEDSEKTTNEEQDIVDVDEVPSEEDLQPPSTQKGIGRRLRSRTTTPAPVVTTTPVVTKKTKDNTLKPVKYGPKKGWSKPIPPSEKKKGVLKRKNAPSSDSEFEAEKDDSSIKPPAKKAMSAKKAMPQSVAPDIEDFPCDNVSFHLPSYAQRWGIICKRRLALERELGKDIMECEEIVSLINDAGLIKTVWGLGSCYEKLVREFVVNIPIGCDNPLDKEFQKVYVRGKCVTFSPSVINKVLGNADDPHPDIDVSDNVVCKTITAEKVKTWPKKAKVPAVKLTQKYAILNRIASVNWVPTTHASDIATNLGKLIYMIGTGTKFNAGLYIFNQVVQHAKTSVTKQPIAFPTLICDIILSQHPNIRHEDESAKKRATPLAIHQKLYSKQHAPDIVGPSTAAADTPMTRKEMIAML; encoded by the coding sequence ATGTCTCAATCCTCCGGTTCCGCTCAGATCAAAAACAAACTTGCTGATGCTGtgaaaacaagatcaaaatTTAAGAAGGAAGGATCAACTGTTGTAGTCAATGCGACACCCATATCAAGTATACTTGCTACTAGTTCGAAAAAGAAGAAGTCTGCAAAATCCACTAAGAAAGTAAGTGAATCGTCTCCCTCAATCTCTATTAAGTCTGATTCTGTTAggtctaagaagaagaaaccccAATCTCCCGTAAAAAGGGGTTTGAGCATGTCTGACCTATACTTGAATAAGGATCTTTCTGAAACTGCGAATGCGGAATCGCATGATGTTGCCTCCGGCAAAAATGCGAATGTTGAATCGTCTGTTAAATCTGTGTCAGAAAAGGTGAATCAAGAAAACCCTTCTGTAGAGGAAAACCCTAGTTCTGTTGAAACCCTaggaaaaacccaaaatattgCTGAGAATGTTGGTGTGAGCAATAATCCTAGTGTTCCTGAGAATATGACAGTTCCCACGAATGTCATAACTGATGTTACTGAAAAATCTCAAGAAAAGGCTGTTGTAACCGATGCTCCAACCGGTGTTGAACCATCCTTTATACCAACTGATGCTGAGAAGGATGTTGAAGCATCCAAAGGAGGATCTAGCCCACATGATGACACTGCCACTGGGTCGTTTGGCAGTGGATCTAATACTGAAGCTTCCACTGAAGAGGAAGTAAACAAGGAAAGTACCCCTGAAGATGTGGCTGATTCTGAGCCAGAAAATGAAGCTGGTGAGGACTCTGAGAAAACCACCAATGAAGAACAGGATATAGTGGATGTTGATGAAGTCCCCTCTGAAGAAGATCTGCAACCTCCATCTACTCAAAAAGGTATTGGGAGAAGACTGAGAAGCAGGACCACTACACCTGCACCTGTTGTTACCACTACCCCTGTTGTCACCAAGAAAACAAAGGACAATACTCTGAAGCCTGTCAAGTATGGTCCTAAGAAAGGATGGAGCAAGCCTATACCTCCttctgaaaagaaaaagggtGTGCTGAAGAGGAAGAATGCACCTTCAAGTGACTCTGAGTTTGAAGCTGAAAAGGATGACTCAAGCATCAAGCCTCCTGCTAAGAAGGCTATGTCTGCTAAGAAGGCCATGCCTCAATCTGTTGCTCCTGACATTGAAGACTTTCCTTGTGACAATGTGTCATTTCATCTTCCATCTTATGCTCAACGATGGGGAATCATTTgcaaaagaagattggctctGGAAAGGGAACTCGGCAAAGATATTATGGAATGTGAAGAGATTGTGAGTTTGATCAATGATGCTGGATTGATCAAGACTGTGTGGGGCTTAGGCTCCTGCTATGAAAAGCTGGTTAGGGAGTTTGTTGTCAACATCCCTATAGGTTGTGACAATCCCTTGGACAAAGAATTTCAGAAGGTATATGTTCGAGGAAAATGTGTGACATTTTCTCCAAGTGTGATCAACAAGGTGCTGGGTAATGCTGATGATCCTCACCCTGACATAGATGTATCTGACAATGTGGTCTGCAAAACTATCACAGCTGAAAAGGTGAAAACCTGGCCCAAGAAGGCGAAGGTACCTGCTGTCAAACTAACCCAAAAGTATGCCATCTTGAATCGTATTGCATCTGTCAACTGGGTTCCTACAACACATGCATCTGATATtgcaacaaatctgggtaagctcatttatatgattggtACTGGTACTAAGTTTAATGCTggtctatatattttcaatcaagttgtgCAGCATGCTAAGACCTCTGTCACCAAGCAACCAATTGCATTTCCAACTTTGATCTGTGACATCATCTTGTCCCAACATCCGAATATAAGGCATGAGGATGAGTCTGCTAAGAAAAGGGCAACTCCTCTGGCCATTCATCAGAAGCTGTACAGTAAACAGCATGCTCCAGATATTGTTGGACCATCAACTGCTGCTGCTGATACTCCTATGACAAGGAAGGAGATGATTGCTATGCTGTAA
- the LOC123883967 gene encoding uncharacterized protein LOC123883967, producing NCGERGHMSYDCPKKGDRCKNCGKLGHKTEVCRVKVVCFNCGEEGHKSPTCKKPKKVMGKVFALSGEDASLEDNLIRGTCFIYNTPLIAIIDTGATHSFISLDCAKRLSIPLTDMTGRMEIETPANGSVTTRQVCRNCPVTIFGRHFGMDLVCIPLSGMDVIFGMNWLIFNRIHINCREKAVVFPKPEENLHLMSGKEVSEALKEHAEMFVMFASLKLEGGVKIEELPIVCEFPDVFPDDISDVPPKREVEFSIDLVPGTSPISMAPYRMSASELNDVSPWGAPVLLVKKKDGSMRLCIDYRQLNKVTIKNKY from the exons aactgtggagaaaggggtcatatgtcttatgattgcccgaagaagggagataggtgtaagaattgtggaaagctgggccacaagaccgaggtTTGCAGAgtaaaagtggtgtgtttcaattgtggtgaagaaggccacaagagtccgacttgtaagaagcccaagaaggtgatgggcaaggtgtttgctttgagtggagaggatgctagccttgaggacaatctcattagaggtacgtgtttcatctataacactcctttaattgcgattatagatacgggagcgacacattcttttatttctttggattgtgcgaagcgtcttagtattcctttaacggatatgacgggtaggatggaaatagaaactcctgctaatggttcagtgactactcgacaagtatgtcgtaactgccccgtaaccatttttggtaggcactttggtatggatttagtgtgtattccacttagtggtatggatgtaatttttggtatgaattggttaatcttcaaccgaattcatatcaactgtcgtgagaaggccgttgtttttccgaagccggaggagaacttgcatttgatgagcgggaaggaagtatcggaagcgttgaaagaacatgccgagatgttcgtgatgtttgcatcattgaaactcgaagggggagttaagatagaagagttaccgatcgtttgtgaattcccagatgtgtttccggatgatatatctgacgtgcctccaaagcgagaggtagagttttctatcgacctagtacctggaactagtccgatatcgatggcgccgtatcgaatgtcagcgtcagaattgaatga tgtttcgccgtggggagcgccggtattgcttgtaaagaagaaagatggaagcatgagattatgtatagactatcgtcagttgaacaaagtgacgatcaagaataaatat